The region GAAAAGCGCGTGTCGGCAAGCGCTTAAGGAGACACCTATGCCGAAGCGCATTTTGCAGGGCACCGTTGTCAGCAACGCAAATGACAAGACGGTGACGGTTAAGGTGGAGCGTCGCTTCACTCACCCGCTGCTGAAGAAGACCGTGCGCCGGTCCAAAAAATACCGTGCGCATGATGAAGCAAACAAATATCAAGTCGGCGATTCTGTTCAGATTGAAGAGTGCTCGCCGGTTTCGAAGAACAAACGCTGGACCGTGGTCGTCTGACCACGCTCCATGTTGAGCATCAGGCGCCCTTGGCAGGTGCGCCAGACAGAGAATAAGGCAGCCAGTCATGATTCAGATGCAAACAAACCTCGACGTGGCGGATAATTCCGGCGCTCGTCGTGTCATGTGCATCAAAGTGCTCGGCGGCTCCAAGCGCAAATACGCTTCTGTGGGCGACATCATTGTCGTATCCGTAAAGGAAGCTATTCCGCGGGGTCGCGTCAAAAAGGGCGACGTGATGAAGGCGGTCGTTGTGCGTACGGCGAAGGATATTCGGCGTGCCGACGGCAGCGTGATCCGGTTCGACCGCAATGCGGCGGTTCTGATCAACAATAACAAGGAGCCTGTCGGTACCCGTATCTTTGGTCCGGTACCGCGCGAACTCCGTGCAAAGAACCACATGAAAATTATCTCGCTCGCGCCGGAGGTGCTCTGATGGCTGCGAAAATTAAAAAAGGCGACACCGTTGTCGTTCTCACCGGTCGTGACAAGGGCAAGACCGGTGAAGTTCTGCAGGTCCTGCCGTCTGATAACAAGGCGCTTGTCCGTGGTGTGAACGTCGTTCGCCGCCACCAGAAGCAAACCCAGACCCAGGAAGCTGGCATCGTTGCTAAGGAAGCTCCGATCCACCTTTCTAACATCGCTGTTGCCGATCCTAAGGACGGCAAGGCGACGCGCGTGGGTTTCAAGGTGCAGGAAGACGGTACCAAGGTCCGTGTGGCCAAGCGTTCTGGAGACCTGATCGATGGCTGAGACCAATTACGTCCCGCGTCTTAAGACGCATTACGAAGATGTTGTGCGCAAGCAGCTTCAGGAAAAGTTCGAGTACAAGAACCCTATGCAGGTTCCCGGTCTCGACAAAGTTGTCCTGAACATCGGTGTCGGCGAAGCTGTTGCTGACTCCAAGAAGGCGCGCATCGCCGCTGAAGACCTTGCACTGATCGCTGGCCAGAAGCCGGTTATCACCAAGGCCAAGAAGTCCATCGCGACCTTCAAGGTTCGCGAAGAGATGCCGTTGGGGACCAAGGTTACACTTCGTCGCCAGCAGATGTTCGAATTCCTGGATCGCCTGATCACCATCGCGCTGCCGCGCGTACGTGACTTCCGTGGTCTGAACCCGAAGTCCTTTGACGGTCGTGGCAACTACGCCATGGGCATCAAGGAGCACATCGTGTTCCCGGAAATCGAATACGACAAGGTCGACCAGATCTGGGGTATGGACGTGATCGTCTGCACCACTGCTCAGAACGATGACGAAGCGCGTGAACTGCTGCGCGCGTTCAACTTCCCGTTCAGCAAATAAGCTGAGATACGGGAAAGGAACGAGGAACGACGATGGCGAAGAAAAGCGCAGTCGAGAAGAACAAGCGTCGCGAGAAGCTTGTCGAAAAGTACGCTGAGAAGCGCGCTGCCCTCAAGGCGATGGCGAAAGATAGTAGCCTGTCTCCGGAAGAGCAGTTCAACGCACGCTTGAAGCTTGCAAAATTGCCGCGGAACTCCGCGCCGAACCGCGTTCGCAACCGTTGCGAAGTGACCGGCCGTCCGCGTGCATACTACCGCAAGCTCAAGATGTCCCGTATTGCGCTTCGTGAACTGGGCTCGCTGGGTAAGATCCCAGGCCTGGTCAAGTCGAGCTGGTAAGGAGAAACTCCCATGGCAATTTCTGATCCGTTGGGGGATTTGCTCACACGTATCCGCAATGCGCAGATGCGTCGCAAGAGCAAAGTCAGTTCACCAAATTCCAAATTGCGCGCACATGTACTTGATGTGCTCGCCAAGGAAGGGTACATCCGTGGCTACACCACGGTTGATTTCGAGACCGGTCGTTCGGAACTCGAGATTGAACTGAAGTATTTCGATGGCGAACCGGTTATCCGGACCATCGAACGGGTGTCAAAACCGGGCCGTCGGGTTTACTCGTCGGTTAAAAACATCCCGCATGTGTCCAATGGCCTGGGCGTGTCGATTATTTCGACCCCGCGCGGCGTCATGAGCGATCATCAGGCGCGTGATGAAAACGTAGGCGGTGAGGTTCTGTGCCGCGTCTTCTGACGCGGTTTCAGTCTCATCTTTAAAACAACGACAAGGTTGGTCAGATGTCTCGTATTGGCAAAAAGCCAGTCCCCGTGCCAAGCGGGGTAACGGCAACGATCAACGGTCAGACGGTTGCGGTCAAGGGCCCGAAGGGTGAACTCTCCTTCGTGCTCAATGACTACGTTCTGGCCGAGATGACGGACGGCGGTATCAAAGTTGATCCGCGCGGCACCTCCAAGACGGCTCGCTCCATGTGGGGCATGAGCCGGACGATGGTGCAGAATATCATTACGGGTGTTAGCGACGGCTTCGAAAAGAAGCTCGACATCACCGGTGTTGGTTATCGTGCCCAGGTTCAGGGCAAGAATCTTCAGCTGGCGCTGGGTTTCTCGCACGACGTTATCTATTCGGTTCCGGAAGGAATCGAGATCAAGTGCCCAAAACCGACGGAGATTCTTATCTCCGGTATCGACAAGCAGACTGTCGGTCAGGTAGCGGCTGAAATCCGCGAATTCCGCCCACCTGAGCCTTACAAGGGCAAGGGTGTTCGTTATGCAGACGAATTTATCGTCCGCAAAGAAGGCAAGAAGAAGTAACGGACCTGGATCATGGCGAATAGCAAAATTGCTTTCGAACGCCGCCGCGATCGCGTGCGCCGTTCACTCAAGAAGGTGGCGAACGGACGTCCGCGCCTTTCTATCTTCCGCTCGTCGAAGCAGATCTACGCCCAGATCATCGACGACGGGAAGGGGAACACCATTGTTTCCGCCTCGACGATCGAAACCGATCTGAAGGGCTCCCTCAAGACGGGCGCCGACACCGCAGCAGCTGCTGCCGTCGGCAAGCTTGTGGCCGAGCGCGCGATTGCCGCTGGCGTCAAGCAGGTCGTGTTCGACCGAGGCGGGTATCAGTATCATGGGCGCGTTAAAGCGCTTGCGGATGCTGCCCGTGAAGGTGGACTTGAATTCTGACCAGCGCCCGTTGGCGCTCTTAAGAACGGAAGACGTATAAAATGGCGAGACAGGATAATCGCGATCGCGACGAGCGAGACAGCGAATTCGTCGACAAGCTCGTACACATCAACCGCGTCGCAAAGGTGGTCAAGGGTGGCCGTCGTTTCGGCTTTGCCGCGCTTGTCGTGGTTGGTGATCAAAAGGGCCGCGTCGGCTTTGGCCACGGTAAAGCACGTGAAGTGCCAGAGGCCATCCGTAAGGCAACCGAGGCTGCAAAGCGCACGATGATCCGTGTGCCTCTGCGCGAAGGCCGGACGCTCCACCACGATGTGGAAGGCCGTCACGGTGCTGGTAAAGTGATCCTGCGTGCAGCTCCGGCTGGTACCGGTATCATTGCTGGTGGTCCGATGCGTGCAGTGTTCGAAACCCTTGGTGTTCAGGACGTTGTTGCCAAGTCACTTGGCTCTTCGAACCCTTACAACATGGTTCGTGCGACCTTTAACGCACTGACCAAGGAAGACAGCCCGCGTTCGGTCGCGGCACGCCGCGGCCTCAAGGTCTCGGTGCTGCAGTCGCGCCGTCGTGATAACGAAGATGCGGCTCCGGCTGCCGCTGAGGCTTGATCTCGGCGGCTCCGGCTCCCAGTTGAATAAGGGTTAGTTCCATGGCGAACACCGATAAGACCGTTACGGTCGAACAGATTGGCAGCCCGCTGCGCCGTCCTCAGGATCAGCGCGCAACGCTCGTCGGTCTGGGTCTGAACAAGATGCACCGCCGTTCCACACTGAAGGACACTCCTGAAGTGCGCGGCATGATCAACAAGGTCCAGCATCTCGTACGCGTTGTCGAAGACGCTTAATCGGGATCAGGAGATAAAGACATGAAGCTCAACGAACTCAGGGACAATCCCGGTTCCGTTCAGAGCCGTCACCGCGTCGGACGCGGTATCGGTTCTGGCAAGGGCAAGACCGGTGGCCGCGGTGTCAAGGGGCAGAAGTCCCGTTCAGGCGTCGCGATCAAGGGCTTTGAAGGCGGTCAGATGCCGCTTCACCGCCGTCTGCCCAAGCGTGGTTTCACGAACATTTTCGCCAAGGAGTTCAATGTTGTCTCCCTTGGCCGTGTTCAGGAAGCTCTGGATGCAGGCAAGCTCGATGCGAAAACGGCCGTTACGGTCGAGACGCTGAAGGCAGCTGGTATCGTCAAGCGCGTCAAGGATGGCGTTCGCTTGCTCAGCGACGGTGAATTGAAGACTGCAGTCACTTTCGAGATCGCAGGCGCCTCCAAGGCTGCTGTTGAAGCGGTTTCCAAAGCTGGCGGCAAGGTCGTCGTTCTGGGAGCTCAGGCTTAACAGCCTGGGCTTTTCCCATTTGTCGGTAATAACTGACCGGAGTAGGGCATGGCATCGGCCGCCGAACAACTTGCGTCAAATCTAAATTTCTCGGCTTTCGCAAAGGCTGACGAGCTCAAAAAGCGCATCTGGTTCACGCTGGGAGCGCTTTTGGTTTATCGGCTGGGCACTTATATTCCGCTGCCCGGTATCAACCCGGACGCGTTTGCGCAGGCCTTCAACCAGGCGCAGTCCGGCATCATTGGCATGTTCAACATGTTTGCCGGTGGTGCTGTCGAGCGTATGGCCATTTTTGCCCTTGGCATCATGCCCTACATCTCTGCCTCCATTATCATGCAGCTTATGACGACGGTTGTTCCGACGCTTGAGCAGATGAAAAAGGAAGGCGAGCAGGGCCGTAAGGTCATCAACCAGTACACGCGTTATGGCACGGTGGTCTTGGCTGCATTCCAGGCTTACGGCATTGCTGTTGGTCTTGAGGGTGCGACCAACGTTGTCACGGATCCGGGCTGGTTCTTCCGTGCGTCCACCGTTTTGACGCTGGTCGGCGGCACCATGTTCCTTATGTGGCTTGGTGAACAGATCACGTCTCGCGGTATCGGCAACGGCATCTCGCTGATCATCTTTGCCGGCATTGTTGCAGGCCTGCCGACCGCGGTTGTCTCGACGCTCGAGCTTGGCCGTCAGGGCGCGCTGGCGACCTGGATTATCCTCATGGTGATCATCCTTGCTGTTGTCGTGATTGGCGTGATCGTCTTCATGGAGCGTGCTCAGCGCCGCTTGCTGATCCAGTATCCGAAGCGCCAGATGGGCAACCGCATGTTCGAGGGCAATACCTCGTTCCTGCCGCTCAAGCTGAACACTGCGGGTGTGATTCCGCCGATCTTCGCGTCGTCGCTTCTTCTGGTACCGGCCACGATCGCGGGTTTCTCTTCGGGCAACACGAGCGAGTGGGTCACCACGATCACGGCTTTGCTAGGCCATGGACAGCCGCTTTACATGCTGTTCTATGCCACGATGATCGTCTTCTTCTGTTTCTTCTACACGGCGATCGTCTTCAATCCGACCGATACGGCCGACAATCTGAAGAAGCATGGCGGCTTCATTCCGGGCATTCGTCCGGGTGAGCGCACCGCTCAGTACATCGACTACGTCCTGACCCGCATCACGGTTGTTGGTGCGATCTACATCACCCTCGTCTGTCTATTACCCGAATTTCTTATTTCGGCCACAGGCGTTCCGTTCTATTTCGGAGGGACTTCGCTGTTGATCGTAGTCAGCGTGACCATGGATACGGTTTCCCAAATCCAGGGCCATCTGCTCGCTCACCAGTACGAGGGTCTGGTGAAAAAAGCAAAGCTCAGGGGGAAACGTAGATGAGACTGATTTTGGTCGGACCGCCGGGGGCGGGGAAGGGGACACAGGCGGGACGGCTCGTAGCCGATTACAACATCCCGCAGCTGTCGACCGGTGATATGCTTCGTGCCGCTGTTGCGGCTCAAAGTCCAGTTGGGTTACAGGCGAAAGCTGTGATGGACGCTGGCGGTCTTGTATCCGACGATATTGTCGTCGGCATCATCCGCGACCGGATTGCCGAGCCTGATGCCAAAAATGGCTTCATCCTGGATGGGTTTCCGCGCACGATCGCCCAGGCGGATGCTTTGGCGCAGATGCTCTCGGAGAACAACCTTGGCCTGGACGCAGTGATCGAACTGCGCGTGGACCAATCCAAGCTCGTTGACCGAATCATGAACCGGGCGGCGGAAGCCAAGGAAAAGGGCGAGCCTGTCCGCAAAGATGATGATCCGGAGGTCTTCAAGGATCGCCTCGAGGCCTACAACCGCGATACCGCTGTTGTGATCCCTTATTACGAAAAAGCGGGTCTGCTGACCGTGGTCGATGGCATGCAGTCCATTGATGATGTGTCACGCGACATCGAGAGCGTGCTCTCCAAGCTTGACGAAAAGGTTTAGAGACGTTAAAGGACGCGCTCTAGCTGACAAGTTTCGTGCCGATCCTGTGATTCACGGGGCCGGCACGTTCTGTGCTTGCTGAACCAAGTACATTTAGTGCCTTGCAAGGGCCGGGCTCCACCGGACGCGAGGAATAATAAGCAACGCGGTCGAAACGGCCGCATGACATGGAGAACAACGTGGCACGTATTGCTGGCGTTAACATCCCAACGAACAAGCGCGTCGTTATCGCGCTTCAGTATATTCACGGCATTGGCGCGAAATTCGCGCAGGAAATCGTCGAGAAGGTCAACATTGCGCCGGAACGCCGCGTCAATGAACTTTCCGATGCAGAAGTGCTTGCCATCCGCGAGACAATCGACGCCGATTACCTCGTTGAAGGCGACCTGCGCCGCGACACTGCAATGAACATCAAGCGTCTCATGGACCTTGGTTGCTACCGTGGCCTGCGTCACCGTCGTGGCCTGCCGGTTCGCGGTCAGCGCACACATACCAACGCACGTACCCGTAAGGGTCCTGCGAAAGCCATCGCTGGTAAGAAGAAGTAATCCAGTCGATTGGCGGTGGAGCTGCCGGTCTTACGGCAGTGTTGAGATCAAAGTAAGGAAAAAGAATGGCTAAGGAAACGACGCGCGTGCGTCGCCGCGAGCGCAAGAACATTTCTTCTGGCGTCGCGCATGTGAACTCCACGTTCAACAACACGATGATCACCATTACCGATGCACAGGGCAACACCATTTCTTGGTCGTCCGCCGGTGCTCTCGGCTTCAAGGGATCTCGTAAGTCTACGCCGTATGCTGCCCAGGTCGCAGCTGAAGATGCCGCCAAGAAGGCATCCGAACACGGCATGCGTACCCTCGAAGTTGAAGTGCGTGGTCCAGGTTCTGGACGTGAGTCCGCTCTTCGTGCGCTTCAGGCCGCTGGTTTCCTGATCACGTCGATCCGC is a window of Labrenzia sp. CE80 DNA encoding:
- the rpsE gene encoding 30S ribosomal protein S5, with translation MARQDNRDRDERDSEFVDKLVHINRVAKVVKGGRRFGFAALVVVGDQKGRVGFGHGKAREVPEAIRKATEAAKRTMIRVPLREGRTLHHDVEGRHGAGKVILRAAPAGTGIIAGGPMRAVFETLGVQDVVAKSLGSSNPYNMVRATFNALTKEDSPRSVAARRGLKVSVLQSRRRDNEDAAPAAAEA
- the rpmD gene encoding 50S ribosomal protein L30, with the translated sequence MANTDKTVTVEQIGSPLRRPQDQRATLVGLGLNKMHRRSTLKDTPEVRGMINKVQHLVRVVEDA
- the rplN gene encoding 50S ribosomal protein L14 yields the protein MIQMQTNLDVADNSGARRVMCIKVLGGSKRKYASVGDIIVVSVKEAIPRGRVKKGDVMKAVVVRTAKDIRRADGSVIRFDRNAAVLINNNKEPVGTRIFGPVPRELRAKNHMKIISLAPEVL
- the secY gene encoding preprotein translocase subunit SecY, whose translation is MASAAEQLASNLNFSAFAKADELKKRIWFTLGALLVYRLGTYIPLPGINPDAFAQAFNQAQSGIIGMFNMFAGGAVERMAIFALGIMPYISASIIMQLMTTVVPTLEQMKKEGEQGRKVINQYTRYGTVVLAAFQAYGIAVGLEGATNVVTDPGWFFRASTVLTLVGGTMFLMWLGEQITSRGIGNGISLIIFAGIVAGLPTAVVSTLELGRQGALATWIILMVIILAVVVIGVIVFMERAQRRLLIQYPKRQMGNRMFEGNTSFLPLKLNTAGVIPPIFASSLLLVPATIAGFSSGNTSEWVTTITALLGHGQPLYMLFYATMIVFFCFFYTAIVFNPTDTADNLKKHGGFIPGIRPGERTAQYIDYVLTRITVVGAIYITLVCLLPEFLISATGVPFYFGGTSLLIVVSVTMDTVSQIQGHLLAHQYEGLVKKAKLRGKRR
- a CDS encoding adenylate kinase; translation: MRLILVGPPGAGKGTQAGRLVADYNIPQLSTGDMLRAAVAAQSPVGLQAKAVMDAGGLVSDDIVVGIIRDRIAEPDAKNGFILDGFPRTIAQADALAQMLSENNLGLDAVIELRVDQSKLVDRIMNRAAEAKEKGEPVRKDDDPEVFKDRLEAYNRDTAVVIPYYEKAGLLTVVDGMQSIDDVSRDIESVLSKLDEKV
- the rplX gene encoding 50S ribosomal protein L24, whose amino-acid sequence is MAAKIKKGDTVVVLTGRDKGKTGEVLQVLPSDNKALVRGVNVVRRHQKQTQTQEAGIVAKEAPIHLSNIAVADPKDGKATRVGFKVQEDGTKVRVAKRSGDLIDG
- the rplF gene encoding 50S ribosomal protein L6 encodes the protein MSRIGKKPVPVPSGVTATINGQTVAVKGPKGELSFVLNDYVLAEMTDGGIKVDPRGTSKTARSMWGMSRTMVQNIITGVSDGFEKKLDITGVGYRAQVQGKNLQLALGFSHDVIYSVPEGIEIKCPKPTEILISGIDKQTVGQVAAEIREFRPPEPYKGKGVRYADEFIVRKEGKKK
- the rpsM gene encoding 30S ribosomal protein S13, whose amino-acid sequence is MARIAGVNIPTNKRVVIALQYIHGIGAKFAQEIVEKVNIAPERRVNELSDAEVLAIRETIDADYLVEGDLRRDTAMNIKRLMDLGCYRGLRHRRGLPVRGQRTHTNARTRKGPAKAIAGKKK
- the rplR gene encoding 50S ribosomal protein L18: MANSKIAFERRRDRVRRSLKKVANGRPRLSIFRSSKQIYAQIIDDGKGNTIVSASTIETDLKGSLKTGADTAAAAAVGKLVAERAIAAGVKQVVFDRGGYQYHGRVKALADAAREGGLEF
- the rpsH gene encoding 30S ribosomal protein S8, coding for MAISDPLGDLLTRIRNAQMRRKSKVSSPNSKLRAHVLDVLAKEGYIRGYTTVDFETGRSELEIELKYFDGEPVIRTIERVSKPGRRVYSSVKNIPHVSNGLGVSIISTPRGVMSDHQARDENVGGEVLCRVF
- the rpsN gene encoding 30S ribosomal protein S14, whose amino-acid sequence is MAKKSAVEKNKRREKLVEKYAEKRAALKAMAKDSSLSPEEQFNARLKLAKLPRNSAPNRVRNRCEVTGRPRAYYRKLKMSRIALRELGSLGKIPGLVKSSW
- the rplE gene encoding 50S ribosomal protein L5, producing MAETNYVPRLKTHYEDVVRKQLQEKFEYKNPMQVPGLDKVVLNIGVGEAVADSKKARIAAEDLALIAGQKPVITKAKKSIATFKVREEMPLGTKVTLRRQQMFEFLDRLITIALPRVRDFRGLNPKSFDGRGNYAMGIKEHIVFPEIEYDKVDQIWGMDVIVCTTAQNDDEARELLRAFNFPFSK
- the rpsQ gene encoding 30S ribosomal protein S17, translating into MPKRILQGTVVSNANDKTVTVKVERRFTHPLLKKTVRRSKKYRAHDEANKYQVGDSVQIEECSPVSKNKRWTVVV
- the rpsK gene encoding 30S ribosomal protein S11, which translates into the protein MAKETTRVRRRERKNISSGVAHVNSTFNNTMITITDAQGNTISWSSAGALGFKGSRKSTPYAAQVAAEDAAKKASEHGMRTLEVEVRGPGSGRESALRALQAAGFLITSIRDVTPIPHNGCRPRKRRRV
- the rplO gene encoding 50S ribosomal protein L15, with protein sequence MKLNELRDNPGSVQSRHRVGRGIGSGKGKTGGRGVKGQKSRSGVAIKGFEGGQMPLHRRLPKRGFTNIFAKEFNVVSLGRVQEALDAGKLDAKTAVTVETLKAAGIVKRVKDGVRLLSDGELKTAVTFEIAGASKAAVEAVSKAGGKVVVLGAQA